The genomic interval TCTCAAGTTCTTCTGATTATTCCTCCTGATTTCGGGTATGGTGCTCAAGCACAAAAGAATATTCCAGCAAATTCTACTCTGGTCTTCGTTGTAGATATTTTGGATGCACAGTAAAAACTGCACATCAATAATATAGCGGTATAGCAAAAGGCTCGGAAGCAATTCCGAGCCTTTAATATTTCCTTATCTCAAAGGATTTAAGCATTAATAGTCTGTGCGACCTTCTTGAGCAAATCTGGACGATATCCGCTCCATGTTTCTTCACCTGCCACCACAATTGGTGCCTGCATGAAGCCAGCAGCCTTGAACTTCTCTAAAGCATCTGCATCCTGCTCGAGGTTAATTTCTGTATACTCAACGCCCAGCTTAGCGAGCTGACGCTTTGTTGCGTTGCACTGTACGCAGTGAGATTTGGAGTAAACAGTAACCATAATCAACCTTCTTTAAACCTGTTATAAAACCTTTTTCAATCAACTGAATATCAAGAATACTGTTCTCACGCGATATTAGCAAACCACTAGACACGCCATAGAATTCAAGGCAACACCCCT from Alloscardovia omnicolens carries:
- the nrdH gene encoding glutaredoxin-like protein NrdH yields the protein MVTVYSKSHCVQCNATKRQLAKLGVEYTEINLEQDADALEKFKAAGFMQAPIVVAGEETWSGYRPDLLKKVAQTINA